GTAGTATTGAAAAGTATATAACAACATTTCCAATACTGTAttatgaatatgactataatatgctataaaatttttataatgattCATTCATTAGTGTCCAGGTTAGGCTACCATGAAGTAATTACATTGATTATATTAGGCTACCTAAAGCAATCACATTGCTGCTTCCTTGTTATCAATGTATGAATCactataaatgtaaataaatatgactttatcacatcttttcatctttgacATCTGGTGTTAGTAATATATGTAGCAGTGTTTTATATAAGACACATTGATATAGGTTTATCTTTAAACACCACATAAATGTATAGTATTGATAAATACAGTTCAGTactgtaaatgtattttcttatgATTTTCTCAACCTTTTCTCTACCTTACAAGAATTCAGtatttaatacatataatatacaaaatGTGTGTTAATTTACTGTTTACATTAACAGTAAGGCTCTTGTTATCAGCAAGCTATCAATAGTTTTATTTGGGGGAAGTCAAAAGTTATATCTGGATTTTGATTGCACCTTTTTAAAACACCACATTTACCTGAGTGAACATTTCTTTGAAGGGattcttgactgaaaaaaaatctaagtcaATATCTAAAACAAATGCATCCCTTTTCTCCAAAATTTCCAGAATCTCTCCAGTGCTAACTGCAGTCTGGCATTCTTGGCTTTCAGAAGAACACGAACATGATGGTTGTAGACAAGTGTGGTCCCTTCTCTGTGTCActgtgtccttttccagtccttctgAACAAGAGTCACCATTAGTAGAGGCAGTGTTCTCTGAGTCCTCCAGGGCTAGCTTTGGCTTCTTAGCAGAAGACACTACATCATCTTCTCCTTGACTGTGACAGAGTTTATAAGGTTTTACCATAATTACATCCAACTGTAAAGGTTTTGggttctccagcaggtcttcagTTACATAAAGGCCATCACTTAGGAAGTAATGATCTGTACTTGTAACCCTggattagaggaaaaaaattactttcaagACAAGTGGACAAATTAGCCGGCAACATATAGAATTTCAGGAATACAAAAAAGGACATATTTGACACAAACTAAGAGCTGTCTCTAATATTTGTAGTTTCTGGAAACAGGGTTCTCAAATTTCTAGCTTGACACACAACTGCCCAAAGACCATATTTTGTAGTCTATTGTGCAGGtaggtggctcagaaggtaaagaatctaccttctgcctgcaatgcaggagacccaggtttgatccctgagtcagggtttgattcctggagtaggaaatggcaacccattccagtattcttgcttggaaaagtccatggacagtacagtccatggggtcacaaagagatagtCACAACTGAAGCATCTGAGCACGCACTCACGCATCGTTCAGCTAGGTGTGGCCAGTTGACTCAGCTCTGCCCAGAAGTCGTGAGTGTAAGAGAAGTATAGAAAGCCttgctctcccctccccactgacTGGCATGTGAACATGGTAGCAGCAAACCCCACTTGGACTCTGAGTTCAGAGGCCACACTCTAGAGAGGGTGGAGCAAAAAGATAGAAATTATTTGGGGTTTAACTGTAGGGCTGCCATATTGGCCCTGGACTGCACATGGTAAACTCTAactggagaaaagaaatgaaagatcctGTTTAACCAGTGCTTTGGATCTCTGTCATACCAGCTGGAACTGCATCCAAAAAATCACTTGAGAGAAAAATTATACCTGGAAATAATATCTCTTGGTAAAAACTCCCTCTGACATATTTCAAagctttattaaattttatataactgtaatattacatattttaatatgtaaagcaacttaaaaaaatccTGTGCAGCATTTCACAAGTTacagattttttattttagacataTCAGCATGTTCTTAGCTTTTCAACTGTATTATGCCTTGGTAAGTACTTTGAACAGTGACACCAAATGGCTCTTCCAGGGGTAGGACCTATCCAATTTAAAATGatggtattaatatttatttctcatctaCCCCTCTTCAGCATATACAGccttatatttaaaaagatataactttcttaaaaaaaaaattaacgaCATAACAAAACCAATATCCAAGCTTATTAACAGCTGTACCACCCTaagattcccaggtgttgctagtggtaaagaacatgcctgccaatgcaggagctatgacacatgggttcggtccctgaatcggaaggatcccctggggaagggcatggcaacccactccagtattcttgtttggagaatcccttggacagaggagcctggtgggctacagtccatagggttgcaataaGATGGACAGGAcccaagtgacttagcacgcatgcaccacCCTAAGACAAATGCTGTATCCACCAACTTAGATGGGTATTTTTCTCTAATAAGGAATATCTTACTTTGTTCAtatctgtatatacacacacacacacatgtctcaGGCTGCATACCTATATGTGTGTCTctttcataaatttttatttgcGGGATTAACTAAAATCATGATAATCAATATCATCCTAATATTATTATTACACATTGAGTTTCAAATGTCTGTTTCAGATTGCTGAGATTTGATTTTGCAGAAACCTGTTACAGGTTAAATAAGGCCTACTCATTGAAGTACTCAATAAAAACCCTAACACTATTTCATATAAGCCAGTATTATGTATAACTTTTATTATCAATATTAagaataaatcagaaataaaaagtatcaTTTTCATTGAGAAAGACTGCATTTCATTTTCAATGTATTACCATTTCATTCTACTATCCTCCAGGTTCTAAAAGTTATGATTCCACTGCTTAAAACATTCACTCCATAACAAGAGAATTTAGAAAGCCAAGAACATTCTGGTATTTCTAAAGATAGTACAGTATCACAAGATACACAAAACACTGGTTAAACAACTTACACAACAGAAATAGTTGTGCATATAACTCAAGTCAAAGGATGCTgttatttaatttacattataAAATTATCAAAGCTAATCATATTGATAAAATTTTGAATCAACTTTTAAGCCattgaatttattaaaaaaatcaaagtgagaTAATTTTGCTTTATCAACGCTAATTATTAAACTCAGCCGACAACACttacatttgaagaaaataataaaatgtgttattaaatacatttgtatAAGGTACACCAATGATTTAATGGAGTTATCAACAGAGCCAGGGTTCCAGAGGATGAAGAtcattttattcaaaaataaacttgaccagcaacaaaatacaaacagTGTGTGAAAAAGATCAAGAGACTGGAAAACTTGTTCCTGGTGTTTCAAGAACTCTTTTTGGAAAAGTTGAGGGCTAATCTGACCCCAATTCTGTGTAGAGATACTTACAAGTTATTACAGGGATTCCAAAACAAGAAAGAAGTATCCACTCCCTTTCATACACATGAATATGAGGAAATTACCTGATTGTTGTGGTAGAAGTGTCTTTGCCTACTAAAAAATGATGCCTGCCTTCTCTGATTTGCTGAGCCCATGTGGGATGAAGCCATATTACATGAGAAAAATGGCCAGCATAAACTGCAGGCATAATCCAATTCTCAATACTTAATTCTctggaaaagaaacagagagaaagcaTAAGAACTATTAGTGAGTGGGTTTTTCCAAATGTAATTTCATTcataagaatattttaagatagcaggtttcaaagtgtggtccaaggGACCTTGCAGGGTTTCCTGGACCTTTTCAGTGTGACCATTAGACCAAAACTGTTTTCCTAATAACACCAAGGCATTATTTCCCTTTTTCATTGTATTGACATATATGCTGACAGTACAAAACAGTGGTGGTTGATGTTCTAAGATCAATCAAGGCAAAGGCACCAAACTCTACTAGCTGTCACTGTACTCATCAATACCAAGCACCAGTGCCCCACACTCCCATCCAGTTTTGCATGAGAATGTCTTTCATGATTTTATTCAATCTTGATCCTgagtacacattttaaaataatctgtgtGACAAAACAGGAAGTACACAGAAAGCATTTCTGCAATATACTCTGAAGTACCATGGTTGTCTCAAGGGAAAGCACTTGTAATTGAATTAAAAGCTGAACAGTTTTCTTACAATGAAGACTGACTGATAAACCACAGTTGATCAGGCTTGAATGTGAATGCTGGATTCTACACTTCAACTAAGTTTTAAGGAATGAACATTTGTGAAGTTTTGGTATAGTATTAAAGAATATTCACAattaggtgggcttccctggtggctcagatggtaaagaatttgcctgcaattcgggagacctgggttccaaggatgggaagatcccctggaggagggcatggcagcccacgccagtactcttttctggagagtccccatgaatagaggagcttggcaggctacagtccacaaggtcacaaagagttggacacgactgagcaactaaacacacacaataGCTGGGAAGGCTATCAAAATACTTCTcaattttcttcatatacttccACCAAAACAATATATGATAATAGACTGAATGCAGAATCTTGGGTATTCAGTTGTTTTCTATAAAGGCAAGTATTAAAAAGATCTGcaaactatggctgattcatgttgcggTTCGACAGAACACaatgaaattctgtaaagcaattatccttaaattaaaacacaaataaattaaaacaaattattaaaaaaactgcaaaaatttaaatactgttaccattttaattttttttgctttagaaaatgtttgtctttcataaaaatatttatgctaaCATATAAAGTTctattattttgaaatgaattaacattttaaaaaatatttttatttatttatttatttattaagttgcagcatataggatttagtttcctgaccaggaatcaaacttgggccccctgaACTGGGAGTTtaaagtcttagtcactggatcaccagcgaagtcccatgaaatgaattaatatttaagACGCctcagttttaatttcaaatatggTAAATATCACTAAATataacccacacacacaaaaaaaacctcaagaaTTTTTAAGGGtatacagaaaaaatttaaaactattattcTATGACTAACTGTATAGTCATCATAACTGCTTCataattttttcaatttataaaatataaaacctcTAAATATAAAAGAGAGTAAGGACACTGGTAGAGTTACCACATTTCTTTAGAGATGAGTGATCTGAGCCAGTTTTAGAGTCAACTAAAAGAAATGCAGTAGGTTAAAATTAATTCACACAAgcactatattttaaattttttattataacagGAGAATAACTGCtacataactttttattttgtaggaATAGGCTACACTGtaataaatacataagtaaaaaGACAATGACAGGATTTCAGGGAACTTTATCATTGAAGAACACTTCGTAAGTCACCATTCACTGACTATGGTTTTATATAATGGAAAATCAATAGGATCTGTGAcctgaaaataaaacatataggGAGGTTGGAGGGAGTCAATACTGGAAGAAAGGATACACAAATTAAAGATGTGTTGCACATACGATTATTCAACTATTAGTTCAAGACACATTTTCCTGTGCCTCCATATCAGACTTCTAAGGGGAGAAGAGAGAAGTGGCTCAGATGATTTCTAaagtcttctatttttaaaattctatattctAAAGCAAAGGTTGGCAAACATTGGTTGGGCACctgtttttccaaataaagttttattggaacacagccactgACACTTGTTTACATGGTGCTTACAGCTGAGTTCATACTACAAGGGCAAAAATACATAGCtgcaacagagaccatatggtcagcaagtctaaaatatttactatctggggaaggaaggagagggtgagatgaatggagagagtagcatggaaacttacatttccatacataaaatagagagctgatgggaatttgccgtataactcagggaactcaaacaggggctctgtgaccatctagaggggtgggattggtagggagatgggatggaggttcaagaagaaggggacatatgcatacctgtggctgattcatgctgatgtttggcagaaactaacaaaattctgtaaagcaattatccttcaactaaaaaataaattaaaaaacatttactaTCTGGATTGTTGAGAAAGTTTGTCCATACTtgctctaaataaaataaaaaaggcaaacaaaacaaaagcaaaactcacGAGCTTAGCAAAAACTATTTCTTTTAACTGCTTATCATCTATTGCAAAGTGTATTTGAGACACACAAAAAGCTCATTAACAAAGTCACATATTACCCGAAAAGTGTTTCCTTATCAAATACAGTGTCAGCTGGCATATCCACAGGAATAAGGAGGTCTGGATGTGAATCAAAATGCACAAAACTTATATTACTTGCAGGAAGATGTTTTGAGCCAATGGCCCGAT
The sequence above is a segment of the Cervus elaphus chromosome 25, mCerEla1.1, whole genome shotgun sequence genome. Coding sequences within it:
- the C25H5orf22 gene encoding UPF0489 protein C5orf22 homolog isoform X1 codes for the protein MSESGGQRARLRRYPELPVWVVEDHQEVLPYIYRAIGSKHLPASNISFVHFDSHPDLLIPVDMPADTVFDKETLFGELSIENWIMPAVYAGHFSHVIWLHPTWAQQIREGRHHFLVGKDTSTTTIRVTSTDHYFLSDGLYVTEDLLENPKPLQLDVIMVKPYKLCHSQGEDDVVSSAKKPKLALEDSENTASTNGDSCSEGLEKDTVTQRRDHTCLQPSCSCSSESQECQTAVSTGEILEILEKRDAFVLDIDLDFFSVKNPFKEMFTQEEYKILQELYQFKKPGSNLTEEDLVDCVDNRIHQLEDLEAAFADLCDGDDEETVQKWASNPGMELLGPLVQSLKKRMEAPDYEMVHQAGLTCDYSELPHHISTEQEIEHLIQSLHNVLKNLPKPTLVTIARSSLDDYCPSEQVETIQEKVLSVLRSLYGTLDIHLVYSAESTAS
- the C25H5orf22 gene encoding UPF0489 protein C5orf22 homolog isoform X3 — encoded protein: MPAVYAGHFSHVIWLHPTWAQQIREGRHHFLVGKDTSTTTIRVTSTDHYFLSDGLYVTEDLLENPKPLQLDVIMVKPYKLCHSQGEDDVVSSAKKPKLALEDSENTASTNGDSCSEGLEKDTVTQRRDHTCLQPSCSCSSESQECQTAVSTGEILEILEKRDAFVLDIDLDFFSVKNPFKEMFTQEEYKILQELYQFKKPGSNLTEEDLVDCVDNRIHQLEDLEAAFADLCDGDDEETVQKWASNPGMELLGPLVQSLKKRMEAPDYEMVHQAGLTCDYSELPHHISTEQEIEHLIQSLHNVLKNLPKPTLVTIARSSLDDYCPSEQVETIQEKVLSVLRSLYGTLDIHLVYSAESTAS
- the C25H5orf22 gene encoding UPF0489 protein C5orf22 homolog isoform X2 — translated: MPADTVFDKETLFGELSIENWIMPAVYAGHFSHVIWLHPTWAQQIREGRHHFLVGKDTSTTTIRVTSTDHYFLSDGLYVTEDLLENPKPLQLDVIMVKPYKLCHSQGEDDVVSSAKKPKLALEDSENTASTNGDSCSEGLEKDTVTQRRDHTCLQPSCSCSSESQECQTAVSTGEILEILEKRDAFVLDIDLDFFSVKNPFKEMFTQEEYKILQELYQFKKPGSNLTEEDLVDCVDNRIHQLEDLEAAFADLCDGDDEETVQKWASNPGMELLGPLVQSLKKRMEAPDYEMVHQAGLTCDYSELPHHISTEQEIEHLIQSLHNVLKNLPKPTLVTIARSSLDDYCPSEQVETIQEKVLSVLRSLYGTLDIHLVYSAESTAS